The following proteins come from a genomic window of Gynuella sunshinyii YC6258:
- the chrA gene encoding chromate efflux transporter, with translation MTQFQPTAQNRRGNALEVLMIFFKLGLTSFGGPIAHLGYFHKELVTRRRWVSDSQFSQLLTICQFLPGPASSQLGFTLGLMHAGWLGALAAFVAFTLPSALILTGFAAFLPYLSDSAGAAVVHALKLVAVVIITDAVLTMLKNLCPDTSRKSIAIFSACLLLLTSAAWVQWLVLVIGALAGVNFCRGTTTLADNTIAVGYSKLTGFLLFSAFLILLIGLPIIASHDSGILTIINLFYQAGALVFGGGHVVLPLLQDAVVSGGWMDNETFLAGYGAAQAVPGPMFTFSAYLGAFMPTSYHSTVTAGFALLAIFLPGLLLVAAALPTWQLFSRNALAASAIAGINASVVGLLGAALYDPVFVTSVTSAQDFAICIIAFGLLRIWHLSPLAAIGWCVLASLLPTAL, from the coding sequence ATGACTCAATTTCAACCCACAGCCCAAAATCGACGCGGAAATGCCCTTGAAGTATTGATGATATTTTTCAAACTGGGTTTAACTTCGTTTGGTGGTCCAATTGCCCATCTGGGGTATTTTCATAAAGAACTGGTAACACGCCGACGCTGGGTCAGCGACAGCCAGTTCAGCCAGCTACTGACAATCTGTCAGTTCCTGCCAGGACCGGCCAGCAGTCAGCTGGGGTTCACACTAGGACTGATGCACGCCGGCTGGCTGGGTGCTTTGGCGGCCTTTGTAGCATTTACCCTGCCCTCAGCGTTAATACTGACCGGCTTTGCGGCATTTTTGCCGTACTTATCTGACAGTGCGGGTGCCGCAGTGGTACACGCTCTTAAATTGGTTGCGGTGGTTATTATCACCGATGCAGTCTTGACGATGTTGAAAAATCTGTGTCCCGATACCAGTCGTAAGTCCATCGCTATCTTCTCAGCATGTCTGCTGTTACTGACGAGTGCAGCCTGGGTGCAGTGGCTGGTATTGGTGATCGGAGCGCTGGCCGGTGTTAATTTCTGCCGTGGAACGACAACGCTGGCAGACAATACCATTGCTGTTGGTTATAGCAAACTAACCGGATTTTTGCTGTTTTCGGCATTTTTGATACTACTGATCGGGCTCCCGATAATTGCCAGCCATGACTCTGGCATACTGACAATTATTAATCTGTTTTATCAGGCTGGTGCGTTGGTATTTGGAGGCGGTCATGTAGTACTGCCACTACTGCAGGATGCTGTTGTTTCCGGTGGCTGGATGGATAACGAGACCTTTCTGGCCGGTTATGGTGCTGCCCAGGCAGTTCCGGGACCGATGTTCACGTTCTCCGCCTATCTTGGAGCATTTATGCCGACCAGTTATCACAGTACGGTCACTGCCGGATTCGCCCTGCTGGCTATTTTCCTGCCCGGCTTGCTGCTGGTAGCTGCGGCGCTGCCCACCTGGCAACTGTTTTCCCGCAATGCTTTGGCAGCCAGTGCTATTGCCGGTATCAATGCGTCTGTAGTCGGACTACTGGGCGCCGCACTCTACGACCCGGTCTTTGTGACCAGCGTGACCAGTGCGCAGGATTTCGCCATCTGCATCATTGCCTTTGGGCTATTACGGATCTGGCATTTATCGCCCCTGGCCGCTATCGGCTGGTGTGTACTGGCCAGCCTGTTACCCACCGCCCTGTAA
- a CDS encoding protein-tyrosine phosphatase family protein, producing the protein MFWLRDGKLAGRCGPNKHPWQVETFKAQNFSAILSVNDGEGVHETLIRHCRLNYAHIPMSDNAPPRPGDKQYCLSQLPLAISFITDNLGDGPVLIHCRSGKDRTALVMAATLMTMEQISARTAMNHIIKVRPIAFTADGWADFAQDVLTEFEKQQFTNL; encoded by the coding sequence GTGTTTTGGTTAAGAGATGGAAAACTGGCCGGCCGATGCGGCCCCAATAAACATCCCTGGCAGGTCGAGACCTTCAAAGCCCAAAACTTTTCGGCCATCTTGAGCGTCAATGATGGCGAAGGGGTGCATGAAACTCTGATCAGGCACTGTCGTCTCAACTATGCACACATCCCGATGTCGGACAATGCACCGCCAAGGCCCGGCGATAAACAGTACTGCCTGTCGCAGCTTCCTCTCGCCATATCATTTATCACCGACAACCTGGGCGATGGCCCGGTATTGATTCATTGCCGTTCCGGTAAAGACCGCACGGCATTGGTCATGGCAGCAACATTGATGACAATGGAGCAAATCAGCGCCCGGACGGCCATGAACCACATCATCAAGGTAAGGCCCATTGCCTTTACCGCAGATGGCTGGGCTGATTTTGCCCAAGACGTTTTAACCGAATTTGAAAAACAGCAATTTACCAACTTATAA
- the nudK gene encoding GDP-mannose pyrophosphatase NudK — MTDRIRNIQKQCLSDNWYTLNKFTFEYRKPDGDWETQQREAYDRGNGAAILLYNRQKHTVILTRQFRLPTFVNGNHDGMLIEACAGLLDNDNPSDCIKKEAEEETGYRITNPRKIFEAYMSPGSVTEILHFFVAEYSDTEKVSDGGGLVHEQEHIEVLELPFKQACAMMANGDIKDAKTIMLLQYAQLQQLMDTELP, encoded by the coding sequence GTGACCGACCGTATCAGAAACATCCAAAAACAATGTTTGTCCGATAACTGGTATACCCTGAACAAATTTACCTTTGAATACCGCAAGCCCGACGGAGACTGGGAAACCCAGCAGAGGGAAGCTTATGACCGGGGTAATGGCGCGGCCATTTTGCTCTACAACCGGCAAAAGCATACCGTGATTCTGACTCGTCAATTCCGGCTGCCAACATTTGTAAATGGTAATCACGATGGCATGTTGATAGAGGCCTGTGCCGGACTGCTGGATAACGATAATCCCAGTGACTGCATCAAAAAAGAAGCAGAAGAAGAAACCGGTTATCGCATTACCAATCCACGGAAAATCTTTGAAGCCTACATGTCTCCTGGGTCAGTGACTGAAATTCTGCATTTTTTCGTAGCCGAATACAGTGACACGGAAAAGGTCAGTGATGGCGGTGGTCTGGTACACGAGCAGGAGCATATTGAAGTACTGGAGTTACCCTTTAAGCAGGCCTGCGCCATGATGGCAAACGGGGACATCAAAGACGCCAAAACGATTATGTTGTTGCAATATGCCCAGCTGCAGCAATTGATGGATACTGAGTTGCCTTAA
- a CDS encoding SDR family NAD(P)-dependent oxidoreductase: MTFNQQTIWIIGASSGIGAALADKLARSGATLILSARRAERLEQLRQSLPGDHHVVQMDISRIEDVHQATKTVLEITDKLDRVVVMAGTYAPSTIDKMTDDNLNMIMAVNFLGPVRVAQCVMPIFRQQGHGQLVLCASVAGYIGLPYAQPYSASKAALINFTESLYAEAPPTTDIKLICPGFVRTPMTDKNRFKMPMIIEPEQAAEAIVKGLNSQHFEIHFPKKFTLLLKVLQSLPYRIKLSLSRKYRPKGT; encoded by the coding sequence ATGACATTCAACCAACAAACTATCTGGATTATCGGTGCCAGCAGCGGCATTGGCGCGGCTTTGGCCGACAAACTGGCGAGGTCCGGGGCCACCCTGATACTCTCGGCCCGCCGGGCTGAACGCCTGGAACAATTGAGACAATCGCTGCCTGGTGATCACCATGTAGTGCAGATGGACATCAGCCGGATTGAGGATGTCCACCAGGCCACCAAGACAGTACTGGAAATTACAGACAAGCTCGACCGTGTCGTCGTCATGGCCGGCACATACGCCCCTTCAACCATCGACAAAATGACCGATGACAATCTGAACATGATCATGGCGGTGAACTTTCTGGGCCCGGTGCGGGTCGCTCAATGCGTCATGCCGATATTTCGGCAACAAGGCCATGGACAACTGGTATTGTGTGCCAGCGTCGCCGGCTATATCGGGCTTCCCTATGCGCAACCTTACAGCGCCAGTAAAGCCGCACTCATCAACTTTACCGAAAGCCTGTATGCAGAAGCGCCGCCCACCACCGATATCAAACTGATCTGCCCGGGCTTCGTCAGAACACCCATGACGGATAAAAACCGTTTTAAAATGCCAATGATCATCGAACCGGAGCAAGCAGCTGAAGCCATTGTCAAAGGCTTGAACAGTCAGCACTTCGAAATTCACTTCCCCAAAAAATTCACGCTGTTACTCAAAGTACTGCAAAGCCTGCCATACCGGATAAAACTGTCCCTCAGTCGGAAGTACCGTCCCAAGGGGACATAA
- a CDS encoding DUF3833 domain-containing protein: MLRLLTIAGVLIMLSSCSNKLSYYENTEPKLAFDEYFSGNLNGWGLVQNWKGQVVRRFDIKMTGSWQGDKGELHEQFHYYDGEDQQRVWRIQKLDDGSFEGRADDILGPAVGASNGNAINWHYVIDLPVGGKVYRVKFDDWMWLMNDGVLINRSYIKKFGITVAELTIFIQRAKPE; encoded by the coding sequence ATGTTACGTCTACTAACCATTGCAGGAGTCTTGATCATGCTATCCAGCTGCAGCAATAAGCTGAGTTATTACGAAAACACAGAACCCAAACTTGCATTTGATGAATACTTCAGTGGGAACTTGAACGGCTGGGGGCTGGTACAGAACTGGAAAGGTCAGGTGGTAAGACGGTTCGATATTAAAATGACCGGTTCATGGCAGGGTGACAAAGGCGAACTGCATGAACAATTCCACTACTACGATGGTGAAGATCAACAGCGGGTATGGCGGATACAGAAACTGGATGACGGCAGCTTTGAAGGTCGTGCGGACGATATTCTCGGGCCGGCCGTTGGAGCCTCTAACGGCAATGCCATCAACTGGCACTATGTCATTGACCTGCCTGTCGGAGGCAAAGTATATCGGGTTAAATTTGACGACTGGATGTGGCTAATGAATGATGGAGTTCTGATTAATCGTTCGTATATTAAAAAATTTGGTATTACGGTAGCGGAACTCACCATATTCATTCAAAGAGCGAAACCCGAATAA
- a CDS encoding chalcone isomerase family protein, with amino-acid sequence MHKVVAIVALLLIRQIGFASPLLQQYVPDARLSGETTRYRYLFFDLYDASLYAPNGQWSMGQPFALSLTYLRHIKGEKIAEQAVAQIRNLGFDDEVRLASWYSQLRKIIPDVGRNKTLTGVYLPGDKTVFLRDEKPIGIIRDADFGRWFFSIWLSDKSPEPQPFRVLTGTQISYQ; translated from the coding sequence ATGCATAAAGTGGTTGCCATCGTCGCACTGTTGCTGATCAGGCAGATCGGTTTTGCCAGTCCACTATTGCAACAGTACGTGCCGGATGCGCGATTGAGCGGTGAAACTACCCGTTATCGCTATCTGTTTTTCGACCTTTACGATGCGTCACTCTATGCCCCCAATGGTCAATGGAGCATGGGTCAACCATTTGCCCTGTCGCTTACCTACCTGCGTCATATCAAAGGTGAAAAAATTGCTGAACAGGCGGTTGCCCAGATACGGAATCTCGGTTTCGACGATGAGGTCAGGCTGGCAAGCTGGTATTCCCAGTTACGTAAAATTATTCCGGATGTCGGCCGCAACAAAACCCTGACCGGAGTATATCTGCCGGGTGATAAAACGGTGTTTCTACGGGATGAAAAGCCTATCGGAATTATCAGAGATGCCGACTTCGGCCGGTGGTTTTTCAGCATATGGCTTTCCGATAAGTCACCCGAACCGCAACCGTTTCGGGTACTGACCGGCACTCAGATATCGTATCAGTAG
- a CDS encoding SAM-dependent methyltransferase — MFHRAIADKLFAVLDLTEYGQLILTLPDGSKRTFGGHHRGQLARATIHDWRTVTAFASKGDTGLAEAYRDGWWYTDDLCAFLLFALENETVIKPMLHGSQLKNRLASLFYLLRQNTLRGSRKNIQAHYDLGNDFYRLWLDRTMTYSSALYLSDDESLEQAQLNKYDRLIDRLDHRSGKLLEVGCGWGGFAERAVSRSDCDFEVKGITLSQQQHEYASQKLQQQASIVLEDYRHQQGRYQNIVSIEMFEAVGEKFWPLYFKKLKTLLAADGKAMIQTITIADHLFDRYRRGGDMIRDYIFPGGMLPCPARFKQEAEKANLQVCEQFAFGKDYATTVKQWLDAFECNLEAIRALGYDEGFIRLWRFYLAACFAGFKVGRIDVMHMDVRHA; from the coding sequence ATGTTTCATCGCGCAATTGCTGACAAACTGTTTGCTGTTCTCGACCTCACTGAATATGGACAACTCATACTGACACTGCCGGATGGTAGCAAGCGTACATTCGGCGGTCACCACCGGGGCCAGCTCGCCAGAGCGACAATACATGACTGGCGAACGGTCACCGCATTCGCATCAAAAGGTGATACCGGACTCGCTGAAGCTTATCGTGATGGCTGGTGGTACACCGATGATCTATGTGCTTTTTTATTGTTCGCGTTGGAAAATGAGACTGTCATCAAACCGATGCTTCATGGCAGCCAGCTGAAAAACCGTTTGGCGTCACTGTTTTATCTTTTGCGTCAGAATACTCTGCGCGGTAGTCGCAAAAATATTCAGGCACATTATGACCTTGGTAACGATTTTTATCGGTTGTGGCTGGACCGCACCATGACATATTCCTCTGCACTTTATCTCTCTGATGACGAGTCACTAGAGCAGGCGCAGCTAAACAAATATGACCGGCTGATCGATCGCCTGGATCATCGCTCCGGGAAGCTTCTGGAAGTTGGTTGCGGATGGGGCGGATTTGCTGAACGGGCGGTCAGTCGAAGTGACTGTGACTTTGAGGTAAAAGGCATTACGTTGTCACAGCAACAGCATGAGTATGCCAGTCAAAAACTACAGCAGCAGGCCAGTATCGTGCTGGAGGATTACCGTCACCAACAGGGCCGGTATCAGAATATCGTGTCCATAGAGATGTTTGAGGCGGTAGGGGAAAAGTTCTGGCCGCTGTATTTTAAAAAACTGAAAACGCTACTCGCTGCCGATGGCAAAGCCATGATTCAAACCATCACCATTGCGGATCACCTGTTTGATCGTTATCGCCGTGGCGGCGATATGATTCGTGATTATATTTTTCCGGGCGGAATGCTGCCCTGCCCTGCCCGTTTCAAACAGGAAGCGGAAAAGGCTAATTTGCAGGTCTGTGAACAATTTGCCTTCGGAAAAGACTACGCCACCACCGTCAAACAATGGCTCGACGCCTTTGAATGTAATCTCGAAGCCATTCGTGCACTCGGTTATGACGAAGGCTTTATTCGTCTGTGGCGCTTTTATCTGGCCGCCTGTTTCGCTGGTTTCAAAGTGGGCCGTATCGACGTCATGCATATGGATGTACGTCATGCATAA
- a CDS encoding DUF1365 domain-containing protein yields the protein MDMMTPQLLEATVGHRRLFPTENQFEYRIYYLVLPVSKLAGQTNINGLAIDCFAPLSFYHRDHGRHQDRENLEDWANDILRAYELDRFITDITLITLPRVMGYTFNPVSFWICQDSNGQIRAVLNEVNNTFGESHTYLCAHEDNRPIKGSDWISAEKLFHVSPFLQRSGEYCFQFNISDHQLSIRINYRDADGKNQLLTSLAGNLMPMNRSNLHRMFWRYPLITAKAITLIHWQAIKLALKKIGFFSRPEQLPETLSSSKNLHRKPIDS from the coding sequence ATGGATATGATGACACCGCAACTGCTGGAGGCGACCGTCGGTCACAGAAGGTTGTTTCCAACTGAAAACCAGTTTGAGTACCGAATTTACTACCTCGTGCTACCGGTTTCGAAACTGGCCGGTCAGACAAATATAAACGGGCTTGCCATTGATTGCTTTGCGCCCTTGAGCTTTTATCACCGCGACCATGGCAGACATCAAGACAGGGAAAACCTGGAAGATTGGGCCAACGACATATTGCGGGCCTATGAGCTGGATCGGTTCATCACCGACATCACCCTCATCACTCTGCCCAGAGTCATGGGCTATACTTTCAATCCGGTCAGTTTCTGGATTTGTCAGGATTCAAATGGGCAAATTCGCGCCGTTTTGAACGAAGTGAACAATACCTTTGGTGAAAGTCATACCTACCTGTGTGCTCATGAGGATAACCGGCCGATCAAAGGCAGCGACTGGATCAGTGCCGAAAAGCTATTCCACGTTTCGCCATTCCTGCAGCGATCCGGCGAATATTGTTTTCAATTCAATATCTCAGACCATCAACTGAGCATCCGTATCAACTATCGCGATGCTGATGGTAAAAATCAATTATTAACATCGCTGGCCGGCAACCTGATGCCGATGAATCGGAGCAATTTGCACCGCATGTTCTGGCGTTATCCATTGATTACCGCCAAAGCGATTACACTGATTCACTGGCAGGCCATCAAACTGGCCCTGAAAAAAATCGGATTCTTTTCCCGCCCGGAACAACTTCCGGAGACATTGTCGTCCAGTAAAAACCTGCACCGGAAACCCATCGATTCCTGA
- a CDS encoding NAD(P)/FAD-dependent oxidoreductase produces MKIAIIGTGIAGTGIAHLLHHYHDLTIYEKSDSPGGHSRTVTVDIDGGQIPVDTGFIVFNKRNYPLLTALFKQLQVPIAKTNMSFGADIAGGWLQYGTYYKLRGLFAQKRNLFRPTYLRMLADIIRFNRNAHRYIEQETELTLGELLTEMKLGKWFQDYYLLAMGAAIWSTPSQKMLDFPALTFLRFFDNHGLLTVADHPQWYTVIGGSREYVHRITEPFKDQIRLNCAVQAVERQEGFVTVTDQSGHREHYDEVVFACHSDQVLKMLKNPTSAEQDIIGAIKYQANEMILHTDTRFMPARQQAWSSWVYQSSDRGNQNNQVSLSYWMNNLQPLQTETPVIVTLNPAGLPDPVKVLDRHTFEHPVFNSQAVAAQARMDEIQGQDRIWYCGAWQRYGFHEDGLWSAVNVAGKMGIKPRWI; encoded by the coding sequence ATGAAAATCGCAATTATTGGCACCGGTATTGCCGGCACCGGCATTGCCCATCTGTTGCACCACTACCACGACCTGACCATCTACGAAAAAAGTGATTCTCCCGGAGGACACAGCCGTACCGTGACAGTCGATATCGATGGCGGTCAAATCCCCGTGGACACCGGTTTCATTGTATTCAACAAGCGCAACTATCCTCTGCTCACAGCTCTGTTTAAGCAATTGCAAGTGCCTATCGCCAAAACCAATATGTCATTTGGCGCAGACATTGCCGGAGGCTGGCTGCAGTACGGTACCTATTACAAATTACGCGGATTATTTGCTCAGAAACGCAACCTGTTTCGCCCCACCTATCTCAGAATGCTTGCGGACATCATCCGCTTTAATCGCAACGCTCATCGTTATATCGAACAAGAGACTGAATTGACTCTGGGCGAGCTGCTGACCGAAATGAAACTCGGCAAATGGTTTCAGGACTATTATCTATTGGCAATGGGCGCCGCCATCTGGAGTACTCCCAGTCAAAAGATGCTCGATTTTCCGGCACTGACCTTCCTGCGTTTTTTTGATAATCACGGTCTGCTGACCGTTGCCGATCACCCTCAGTGGTACACCGTTATTGGTGGCAGTCGCGAATATGTCCACCGAATTACCGAACCCTTTAAAGATCAGATACGGCTTAACTGTGCGGTACAAGCGGTTGAGCGACAGGAAGGTTTTGTCACGGTTACAGATCAGTCCGGGCACCGCGAACATTACGACGAAGTGGTGTTTGCCTGTCACAGCGACCAGGTGCTGAAAATGCTTAAAAACCCGACATCAGCAGAACAGGACATCATTGGAGCCATTAAATATCAGGCTAACGAAATGATCTTACATACTGATACGCGATTCATGCCAGCCCGCCAGCAGGCTTGGTCAAGCTGGGTCTATCAGTCTTCCGACCGGGGTAATCAAAACAACCAGGTATCATTGAGTTACTGGATGAACAACCTGCAACCATTGCAGACCGAAACACCCGTGATCGTCACCCTGAATCCGGCCGGCCTTCCTGATCCGGTAAAAGTGCTCGACCGGCATACTTTTGAGCACCCGGTTTTTAACAGCCAGGCGGTTGCCGCTCAAGCGCGTATGGATGAAATACAGGGCCAGGACAGAATCTGGTACTGCGGAGCGTGGCAACGCTACGGCTTTCATGAAGACGGGCTTTGGAGTGCGGTCAATGTGGCCGGCAAAATGGGGATCAAACCAAGATGGATATGA
- a CDS encoding sensor histidine kinase — protein sequence MAVIFTILLGLSALLLGYFLYDFGQRNFLRETEAAIDSEIEHILIVLNEDYSPKHIARYIDQRTRQKTNPVYYYQDYQGKRLAGKLLTMPEHVKRIKEGIVSFQLQRDQQSILYAAKIYTFEDGSQLLVGRDINEINAGYERLKLFSAFIMLFMLMVILGSFFISTFVVSRINMIAKTAQTIMETGDLSQRISINSRWDDLSNLAQILNELLARIETLMYGIRDVSDNIAHDLRTPLTRLRNDLEDFKHHPQQHNADRLIQEADQILTTFNSLLRISNIEKSARHQKFEPLNLSEILLDVIDLYDPLAEAKELQLTVSILPNAQISGDRDLLFQAFANLLDNAIKFSPHGKTITISLQNHQQHLEMILADKGCGISAQDSSRVFERFFRADQSRSQPGSGLGLSLVKAILDLHQTTILMEDNDPGLRVRIIFKH from the coding sequence ATGGCGGTGATATTTACGATCCTGCTTGGCTTGTCTGCATTGTTACTGGGCTACTTTCTATACGATTTTGGTCAGCGTAATTTCCTTCGCGAAACAGAAGCTGCGATCGACAGTGAAATCGAGCACATCCTGATTGTATTGAATGAAGACTACTCCCCGAAGCACATCGCCCGATATATCGACCAGCGCACCCGTCAGAAAACCAACCCGGTTTACTACTATCAGGACTATCAAGGTAAGCGGTTAGCAGGAAAACTGCTCACCATGCCAGAACATGTCAAGCGCATTAAGGAAGGTATCGTCAGTTTTCAACTGCAACGCGACCAACAGTCCATTCTCTATGCCGCCAAAATTTATACGTTTGAAGATGGTTCTCAGCTATTGGTAGGGCGCGACATCAATGAGATCAATGCCGGGTATGAACGACTCAAACTGTTCAGTGCATTCATCATGCTGTTCATGCTGATGGTGATACTCGGTAGTTTTTTTATCAGTACATTCGTGGTCAGTCGCATCAACATGATTGCCAAAACCGCGCAGACCATCATGGAAACCGGCGATCTGTCCCAAAGAATTTCCATTAACAGCCGTTGGGACGACCTCAGCAATCTCGCCCAGATACTGAACGAATTACTGGCGCGAATTGAAACCCTGATGTATGGCATACGCGATGTCAGTGACAATATCGCTCATGACCTTCGAACTCCATTGACCCGGCTGCGAAATGATCTTGAGGACTTTAAACACCATCCGCAACAACACAATGCTGATCGCCTGATTCAGGAAGCCGATCAGATCCTGACCACATTTAATTCCCTATTGCGAATCTCTAACATAGAGAAATCTGCCCGACATCAGAAATTTGAACCACTAAACCTGAGCGAAATCCTCCTCGATGTCATTGATCTGTACGACCCTCTGGCTGAGGCAAAGGAACTGCAGTTAACAGTATCTATTTTGCCGAACGCACAGATTTCAGGTGATCGTGATCTATTATTTCAGGCGTTTGCCAACCTGCTCGACAATGCCATTAAGTTCTCCCCCCACGGCAAGACCATTACAATCTCACTGCAAAATCACCAACAACATCTGGAAATGATACTGGCAGATAAGGGGTGTGGTATTTCAGCACAGGACAGTTCTCGGGTATTCGAACGTTTTTTTCGAGCCGATCAAAGCCGCTCTCAGCCCGGCAGCGGGCTCGGGCTGAGTCTGGTAAAGGCGATACTCGACCTGCATCAAACGACTATCCTGATGGAAGACAATGATCCGGGCTTGCGGGTCCGGATCATATTCAAACATTAA
- a CDS encoding response regulator transcription factor: protein MKILIIEDDHNVAGYVAKGMKEAGHVSDTANNGKDGLFLASTEKYDAIIVDRMLPELDGLTIIKTLRGAGNPVPVLILSAMGDVDDRVKGLRSGGDDYLVKPFAFAELLARIEILGRRSTMLTSQHTETRLIAADLELDLLTRKVHRNGKSIELQTREFNLLEYLLKYKGQVVTRTMLLEAVWDYHFDSQTNLIDVHISRLRKKIHDQEGNIIKTVRGAGYIIEDSF, encoded by the coding sequence ATGAAAATTCTGATCATCGAAGACGATCACAACGTTGCCGGTTATGTGGCCAAAGGCATGAAAGAGGCCGGCCATGTTAGCGACACTGCAAATAATGGCAAGGATGGTTTATTTCTCGCCAGTACCGAGAAATATGATGCCATCATCGTTGACCGGATGCTGCCGGAACTCGATGGCCTGACCATCATCAAGACTCTGCGAGGTGCAGGCAACCCGGTTCCGGTCTTGATTCTGAGCGCCATGGGGGATGTAGACGACCGGGTAAAAGGGTTGCGTTCAGGTGGCGATGATTATCTGGTCAAACCGTTCGCTTTTGCCGAACTGCTGGCCCGGATCGAAATACTCGGACGCCGGTCAACAATGCTGACCAGCCAGCATACTGAAACCCGTCTGATCGCCGCAGATCTGGAACTCGATCTTCTCACCCGCAAGGTTCACCGTAATGGTAAATCCATTGAATTACAGACCCGTGAATTCAATCTGCTCGAATATCTGCTTAAATACAAAGGTCAGGTTGTTACCCGTACCATGCTGCTGGAGGCTGTGTGGGATTACCATTTCGACTCCCAGACCAATCTGATTGATGTCCATATCAGTCGATTACGTAAAAAAATTCACGACCAGGAAGGCAACATCATTAAAACCGTGCGAGGTGCCGGCTATATCATCGAAGACAGTTTTTAG
- a CDS encoding SRPBCC family protein, giving the protein MSYQPNPELDLVLTREVDASCEQVWKAWTVAEHLKVWFCPKPWQTIECEIDLRPGGRFYTRMQGPEGDQHESCGCYLHIEPERQLIWTDALGPDYRPNRESFMTAMLTLEPLPGGTRYTAIAIHKDIESRQQHETMGFHQGWSTALDQLVEYVKSW; this is encoded by the coding sequence ATGAGCTATCAACCGAATCCGGAACTCGATCTGGTACTGACTCGAGAGGTGGACGCGTCCTGCGAACAGGTCTGGAAAGCCTGGACGGTTGCCGAACATTTGAAAGTCTGGTTCTGCCCAAAACCCTGGCAAACCATAGAGTGTGAAATTGACCTGCGGCCTGGAGGCCGGTTTTATACCAGGATGCAGGGACCGGAAGGGGATCAACACGAGAGCTGTGGTTGTTATCTGCATATAGAACCAGAGCGACAGTTAATATGGACAGATGCCCTTGGACCTGACTATCGTCCCAACAGGGAATCGTTTATGACCGCAATGCTGACCCTGGAACCATTGCCCGGTGGCACCCGATATACGGCGATTGCCATTCATAAAGATATTGAAAGCCGCCAGCAACATGAAACAATGGGGTTTCATCAAGGCTGGAGCACGGCACTGGATCAACTGGTTGAATATGTGAAAAGCTGGTAA
- a CDS encoding ArsR/SmtB family transcription factor, whose protein sequence is MPAQSSKLNRVFHALSDPTRRAVLARLSQGPAAVSELALPFDMALPSFTQHMGVLEKSGLVSSKKQGRIRMYELTPTTLEAAGGWITQQQKMWEQRLDQLDQLDQLDHYLINIREERQP, encoded by the coding sequence ATGCCAGCTCAATCCAGCAAACTCAATCGTGTTTTTCACGCTCTGTCCGATCCCACCAGACGGGCAGTACTGGCTCGCCTGAGCCAGGGGCCCGCGGCAGTCAGTGAACTGGCACTGCCATTTGATATGGCTTTGCCTTCTTTCACCCAACACATGGGCGTACTGGAAAAAAGCGGGCTGGTCAGTTCAAAGAAACAAGGCAGGATCCGTATGTACGAACTGACTCCGACGACACTGGAAGCGGCGGGCGGTTGGATCACTCAGCAACAAAAAATGTGGGAACAACGACTGGACCAACTGGACCAACTGGACCAACTGGACCACTACCTGATCAACATACGGGAGGAAAGACAACCATGA